A region of Candidatus Margulisiibacteriota bacterium DNA encodes the following proteins:
- a CDS encoding cupredoxin domain-containing protein: MAKNVLLAGMIIILSAGVFAAGIKVSPGAFCAQNIEIGKDLDLGVDLTIENSSDSQQSFCLSPIKPSQAKSQWLKGYSEIPDPKWLYMESNWLEVAPRSSGKVRMHLKVPNEEKYLNQHWIVYVNISNEMKKGDLFGVSIKPNYMFETKAAMVKGRPSGRLGFVPSTIKVPIIQGKAITARLILYNNDKRPHTYKVFSFLPPADSGKQEINLSPGYEWAMSEKWIKPLKNKVKIGAGQKKEIELKIAVPKANSTVTRGWESILMVEEEDGLSGFARVLIEPKK, from the coding sequence ATGGCGAAAAATGTCTTATTGGCTGGGATGATCATTATATTATCAGCCGGGGTTTTTGCCGCTGGGATCAAAGTTTCTCCCGGAGCATTTTGCGCGCAAAATATTGAGATCGGCAAAGATCTGGACCTCGGGGTTGACCTGACCATCGAAAACAGCAGTGATAGCCAGCAATCGTTTTGCCTCTCGCCGATCAAGCCGAGCCAGGCGAAAAGCCAGTGGCTCAAGGGCTATTCGGAAATTCCGGACCCAAAATGGCTCTATATGGAAAGTAATTGGCTTGAAGTGGCCCCGCGCAGTTCCGGAAAAGTCAGGATGCATCTGAAAGTCCCCAATGAAGAAAAATATCTTAATCAGCATTGGATCGTTTACGTCAATATTTCCAACGAAATGAAAAAAGGGGACCTTTTTGGTGTTTCGATCAAACCAAACTACATGTTCGAAACAAAAGCGGCTATGGTCAAAGGACGTCCGTCGGGAAGATTGGGCTTTGTTCCCAGTACGATCAAGGTCCCGATCATTCAGGGTAAGGCGATAACAGCGCGTTTGATCTTGTACAACAACGATAAGCGTCCCCATACTTATAAGGTGTTTTCTTTTCTCCCTCCTGCCGATTCGGGAAAGCAGGAGATCAACTTGAGTCCTGGTTATGAATGGGCAATGTCAGAGAAATGGATAAAACCTTTGAAAAATAAGGTAAAAATTGGGGCTGGACAAAAGAAAGAAATTGAGTTAAAAATAGCAGTCCCTAAGGCAAATTCAACCGTGACCAGAGGATGGGAATCTATCTTGATGGTTGAAGAAGAGGACGGGCTAAGCGGTTTTGCCAGGGTCTTGATAGAACCGAAAAAATAG